A single region of the Desulfomonile tiedjei genome encodes:
- the cysC gene encoding adenylyl-sulfate kinase: MQWHSGKTIWFTGLSGSGKSTVSSMVKNILESRGVSTVLLDGDMLRSGLNRDLGFSAADRAENIRRAGEVAKILSDAGHTVLAAFITPLESLRRAVRGLFEPGRYVEVFLECPLSVCETRDVKGLYCRARSGEIPEFTGISSPFEIPVACDLTVPTGEQTVEESVNMTLGWLENRFPDLRLSCSPWFGGSRPRRKVVVIGLDSVAPALVFGEAGKDLPNLRALMGHGIWGPLASTDPPITIPAWTTMTTGKDPGELGFYGFRNRADYGYGEMFTVNDSHVETPRVWDYLEDVGLSSILIGIPQTYPPRAHQGITIAGVPLPDVETPSTYPADVAPEVARAAGGEYLADVKDFRTADKDRLLGALYDMVNTRFSVARDFLVHKPWNFFMMVEIAPDRLHHGFWRYFNPDHRLYQPGNPYESAVRLFYNHLDSCIGSLLAVLEDDTTVLVVSDHGARNLVGAVCINEWLIQNEFLVLHRQPDSECPLTPEIVDWTRTKAWGEGGYCGRIFLNVSGREPQGVIKPEEYEQVRDELAQRLQAMKGENGRPLANQVLKPEDIYRSCRNIPPDLMVYFDDLNRRSVSTVGHGKVFQSGNATGLDDANHDRYGIFIAARMWELRKGLRKGKQIQSASCLDITPTILHEFGLTVPSDLAGRVITIDGADYAPAEGRTNRPAVRDNKAQAMGSCSAKGYTSEEEEVIKKRLMELGYL, from the coding sequence GTGCAATGGCATAGTGGAAAAACAATCTGGTTTACCGGTTTATCGGGGTCCGGGAAATCCACCGTATCCTCGATGGTAAAAAATATCCTGGAATCTCGAGGAGTCTCAACGGTTCTGCTCGACGGCGACATGCTCAGGTCAGGATTGAATCGAGACCTCGGTTTCTCGGCCGCCGACAGGGCGGAGAACATCCGCCGTGCAGGGGAAGTGGCAAAGATCCTCTCCGATGCAGGCCACACGGTTCTTGCCGCGTTCATAACACCTCTGGAGAGTCTGCGGAGAGCCGTTCGCGGGCTGTTCGAGCCGGGCCGTTACGTGGAAGTATTTCTGGAATGTCCTTTGTCCGTGTGTGAAACCCGCGACGTCAAAGGCCTTTACTGCCGCGCCAGGAGCGGAGAAATCCCGGAGTTCACCGGCATCTCCTCTCCATTCGAAATTCCCGTTGCGTGCGATTTGACCGTCCCCACGGGCGAACAGACTGTCGAGGAATCGGTAAACATGACACTTGGATGGTTGGAAAACCGCTTTCCCGACCTGAGGTTAAGTTGCTCTCCTTGGTTCGGCGGGTCGCGACCGCGGCGAAAGGTAGTTGTTATCGGCCTGGACAGCGTTGCGCCGGCCCTGGTTTTTGGGGAGGCAGGCAAGGATCTGCCAAATCTGAGGGCATTAATGGGTCACGGAATATGGGGACCCTTGGCCTCCACAGACCCGCCCATAACCATTCCTGCCTGGACTACCATGACCACGGGAAAGGACCCTGGAGAGCTGGGTTTCTACGGCTTCCGCAATCGCGCAGATTACGGATACGGCGAGATGTTTACCGTGAACGACTCGCATGTGGAAACCCCTCGTGTTTGGGACTACTTAGAGGATGTTGGACTCTCATCCATTCTCATTGGGATACCTCAAACGTATCCGCCGCGAGCCCACCAAGGCATTACGATTGCCGGCGTCCCGTTACCGGATGTTGAAACGCCGTCAACCTATCCGGCGGATGTGGCCCCCGAGGTCGCCCGTGCTGCAGGCGGAGAATATCTGGCCGACGTGAAAGACTTCAGAACCGCTGACAAAGATCGTTTGCTCGGCGCCCTATATGACATGGTGAACACGCGGTTCAGCGTAGCGCGGGACTTTCTGGTTCACAAGCCTTGGAATTTCTTCATGATGGTGGAAATTGCGCCGGACAGGCTTCACCATGGGTTCTGGCGGTACTTCAATCCGGACCACAGGTTGTACCAACCAGGCAATCCTTATGAGTCGGCCGTTCGGCTTTTCTACAACCACCTCGATTCGTGCATTGGCTCCCTGCTTGCCGTATTGGAAGACGACACCACAGTGCTGGTGGTTTCAGATCATGGTGCACGAAATCTGGTGGGCGCGGTTTGTATCAATGAGTGGCTTATACAAAACGAGTTTCTGGTCCTGCACAGACAACCAGACTCTGAATGTCCGTTGACGCCGGAAATTGTAGACTGGACAAGAACCAAGGCTTGGGGTGAAGGAGGGTACTGCGGTCGAATTTTCCTCAATGTGAGCGGCCGAGAGCCACAAGGCGTCATTAAACCGGAGGAGTACGAACAAGTCCGCGACGAGCTTGCCCAAAGACTCCAGGCAATGAAGGGTGAAAACGGCAGGCCGCTTGCCAACCAGGTCCTGAAGCCCGAGGACATCTATCGCTCCTGCCGAAACATTCCCCCTGATCTCATGGTCTATTTTGACGACCTGAACCGTCGATCGGTCAGTACAGTAGGACACGGCAAGGTCTTCCAATCCGGAAATGCCACCGGCCTGGATGACGCCAACCACGATCGCTACGGCATTTTCATCGCCGCGCGAATGTGGGAGCTTCGTAAAGGGCTGAGAAAGGGCAAGCAAATCCAAAGCGCTTCATGCCTGGACATCACACCGACCATTCTTCACGAATTCGGCTTGACTGTGCCGAGCGACTTGGCAGGCAGAGTGATTACAATCGACGGGGCCGATTATGCTCCCGCCGAGGGCAGAACCAATCGGCCAGCCGTCCGGGATAACAAGGCACAGGCCATGGGGAGTTGCTCAGCGAAAGGGTACACGTCCGAAGAAGAGGAAGTTATAAAGAAACGGCTAATGGAGTTGGGATACCTCTAG
- a CDS encoding ankyrin repeat domain-containing protein, whose product MLNQRVLRNQGLKGFYKIRLVRVAWKLAVAVALSHLLLLQVVAAETAKAEPKAPVKFKEANLALGGGNLYALMVGVSKYKDPKIPKLLLADKDTKAFGEFLETQNKVFKETKVTYLINEKATKSEIEKYLYYTLPKAGKDDTVILYFSGHGARDPMSSTDFLFLSHDSEPDFLGTTAVKMSGLDFLKRISAERVLIIADACHSGGFSEMKPKGLAPVELFVQEVKKSTGKVVIHSTKDEQLSWEVPNLKNSVFTHYLIEGLKGNADKDRDGVVTLSEAYEYLDAHTREATKGHQHPQWEGKVSGAFPLSFVGSAVPISELRKGLLDMAKAGNASKVEQTLNTGADVDSRDEENDTPLIVASRFGHDQTVRILLGKGADVGATNNSRADSVSAAAQGGYVKVLRLLVDAGAAVDTRNADGLTPLALASLGGHLDAVKLLLDEGADVKARGNAGETALILAASKGRTKVVKALLKWGAEVNATDLHSGTALSYAALNGYTDIVSLLLAKNAKIKMKRGGYLEHDVVVSALRGDIERLKELLALGGQTNFETQSGESALIFACGLGHDKVVRLLLSRGSGANFVGPNGTTALMLAAASGNTEILRLLLEAGAYVEAGDKNGATALVLAARNGHAEAVRLLSSQTDTRQINDNRGEALIAAAGNGYTEVVKALLATKANVNAKDKQGNTSLICASRNGHKDVVKLLLEKAADTNAKNSQQANALMLAARNGHKGIVKQLLAAGADSAAEDWEGKTALMIASEKGLTDIAEMLKR is encoded by the coding sequence ATGCTGAACCAGCGCGTCCTACGGAATCAAGGTCTAAAAGGGTTTTACAAGATACGACTGGTACGGGTGGCCTGGAAACTTGCTGTCGCGGTGGCTCTGTCGCATTTGCTGCTGCTCCAGGTGGTCGCCGCGGAAACGGCCAAAGCAGAGCCCAAAGCCCCTGTCAAATTCAAAGAAGCCAACTTGGCCTTGGGTGGGGGAAATCTGTACGCCCTTATGGTAGGTGTATCCAAATACAAAGACCCGAAGATTCCCAAGCTTCTTCTTGCAGACAAAGACACCAAGGCCTTCGGCGAATTTCTTGAGACCCAGAATAAGGTTTTCAAGGAAACCAAGGTTACCTACTTGATCAACGAGAAGGCCACAAAGTCGGAAATTGAGAAGTATCTGTATTATACGTTGCCCAAGGCCGGAAAGGACGACACTGTCATTCTTTATTTCAGCGGCCATGGGGCCCGCGACCCAATGAGTTCCACGGATTTCCTGTTCCTGTCGCATGATTCGGAGCCGGATTTTCTTGGAACTACAGCCGTCAAGATGAGCGGGCTGGATTTTCTCAAACGGATAAGCGCTGAGAGGGTCCTCATAATAGCAGACGCGTGCCACTCGGGAGGGTTTTCTGAAATGAAGCCGAAAGGGCTGGCACCGGTGGAACTATTCGTTCAAGAAGTCAAAAAGTCCACGGGAAAGGTGGTCATTCATTCGACCAAGGACGAACAGTTGTCGTGGGAGGTGCCAAACCTCAAGAACAGCGTATTTACGCATTACCTGATCGAAGGCTTGAAAGGTAACGCGGACAAGGACCGGGACGGAGTAGTGACTCTTAGCGAAGCATACGAGTACTTGGACGCCCACACCAGGGAAGCGACCAAGGGGCATCAGCACCCTCAATGGGAAGGAAAGGTTTCCGGCGCGTTCCCGCTTTCCTTCGTGGGATCGGCCGTGCCCATATCCGAATTAAGAAAAGGTCTTCTGGACATGGCCAAGGCAGGAAACGCCTCGAAGGTTGAACAAACCCTGAATACCGGGGCCGATGTCGACTCGCGGGACGAAGAAAACGACACCCCACTGATTGTAGCTTCCAGGTTCGGACACGATCAAACCGTGCGAATTCTTCTCGGGAAAGGTGCGGATGTAGGGGCTACCAACAATTCCCGGGCCGATTCGGTATCGGCCGCTGCACAAGGTGGGTATGTCAAGGTGCTGAGGCTGCTGGTGGACGCAGGCGCAGCAGTAGACACCAGAAATGCCGATGGTTTGACGCCGCTGGCCCTTGCCTCACTGGGGGGCCATTTGGACGCTGTCAAGCTCCTTTTGGACGAGGGCGCGGATGTCAAAGCGCGCGGCAATGCCGGAGAAACGGCTTTGATTCTGGCCGCATCCAAAGGCCGGACCAAAGTGGTGAAGGCCCTGCTGAAGTGGGGAGCGGAGGTCAACGCTACTGACCTCCATAGCGGAACAGCTCTTAGCTATGCCGCTTTGAACGGGTACACGGATATCGTCAGTCTCCTCCTTGCAAAAAACGCGAAGATCAAGATGAAACGAGGCGGGTACCTGGAACACGATGTGGTGGTTTCCGCGCTTCGGGGAGATATTGAGCGATTAAAGGAACTCTTGGCTCTGGGCGGGCAGACAAATTTTGAAACACAGTCAGGGGAGTCCGCACTTATTTTTGCGTGCGGGCTTGGACACGACAAGGTGGTTCGGCTTCTCCTCTCCCGCGGGTCCGGTGCCAATTTTGTAGGCCCCAACGGAACCACGGCCCTCATGCTCGCTGCGGCATCGGGAAACACCGAGATTTTGCGCCTTCTGCTGGAGGCTGGAGCATATGTGGAGGCTGGGGACAAGAACGGAGCTACCGCCCTGGTGCTGGCGGCGAGGAACGGTCATGCCGAGGCGGTGAGGCTTTTGTCATCCCAAACAGACACAAGGCAGATCAATGATAATCGGGGCGAAGCTTTAATCGCGGCAGCGGGAAACGGGTACACCGAGGTGGTAAAGGCCTTGTTGGCTACCAAGGCCAATGTGAATGCAAAGGACAAACAGGGGAATACCAGCTTGATCTGCGCGTCCCGAAACGGCCACAAGGACGTGGTAAAGCTACTTCTGGAAAAGGCCGCGGACACTAACGCGAAAAACAGTCAGCAGGCCAATGCACTGATGCTGGCCGCCAGGAACGGCCACAAAGGGATAGTTAAGCAATTGCTGGCAGCGGGAGCGGACTCCGCTGCGGAAGACTGGGAAGGGAAAACGGCCCTCATGATAGCGTCCGAGAAGGGCCTAACGGACATTGCTGAGATGCTTAAACGCTAA
- a CDS encoding archaemetzincin family Zn-dependent metalloprotease, whose amino-acid sequence MIEHEKKPEPRTPGKAIIAVLPLGRVREDILRVVADGLQGILRLPVDLRDPIAVPEDAFMESRNQYNAMALIKYLDRELSHNSLKILGITANDICNPILTYVFGEAYMGGRSAVMSSARLKAGLLGEPVSREQFLDRVVKVAIHEIGHTFNLRHCHTDRCVMRASNTLLELDEKLNYLCDYCEIFLFDSLREALKDPEVADGSV is encoded by the coding sequence ATGATTGAACACGAGAAAAAACCAGAGCCGCGCACTCCCGGAAAGGCAATCATTGCAGTTTTGCCTCTGGGCAGGGTTCGAGAGGATATTCTACGCGTAGTGGCGGACGGTCTCCAGGGTATCCTGCGCCTTCCGGTAGATCTACGTGATCCCATCGCGGTTCCTGAAGACGCTTTTATGGAATCGCGCAACCAGTACAATGCAATGGCTCTCATAAAGTACCTGGACCGGGAGTTGTCTCATAACAGCCTAAAGATACTGGGAATAACCGCAAACGATATCTGCAATCCTATTCTGACATATGTATTTGGCGAGGCCTACATGGGCGGCCGGTCGGCTGTTATGTCTTCGGCTCGACTGAAGGCGGGTCTACTTGGGGAACCGGTCTCCCGTGAACAGTTCCTCGATCGAGTAGTAAAGGTGGCTATTCATGAGATAGGCCACACGTTTAACCTTCGCCATTGCCACACGGACCGGTGCGTCATGCGCGCGTCCAACACCCTCCTGGAACTGGATGAGAAACTCAACTACCTCTGCGACTATTGCGAGATCTTTCTGTTCGATTCGTTGAGAGAAGCGTTGAAGGATCCCGAGGTGGCCGATGGATCCGTGTGA
- a CDS encoding zf-HC2 domain-containing protein produces the protein MSNSNTKTSSEHCDELLLPYVEDLLAPEQRRIVQEHVDHCSRCSKEVEGLRAIIASLRDNKQAFCPEAWDIYEAVRSGAAAQASLSVHLKQCPRCFEEFQSYTATAEAMPPQLLAKVKERLERSPVSEKAEAPEKKPFKLWEWITEHFRRPAFGVAAAVAAILIVVLIYPREQMEYMVGLSSVAWENVPRPKTGVESTGQRSAVLMFFRNFKEPLSRDKVDTLYQALEPSIEVNERFDVIPPATLTKAIKRGKVDPFNREKLLENLNDEFDVTTAVLVTVEPAARGFDVTCNLARAPEGTMLKDKIVRGVSEAQLAPTVRDAVWELLLGPEAK, from the coding sequence GTGAGCAACTCAAACACAAAAACTTCCTCCGAACACTGCGATGAGCTTCTGCTCCCGTACGTAGAGGACCTACTGGCCCCTGAACAAAGGCGGATCGTCCAGGAGCACGTGGATCATTGCTCCAGGTGCTCTAAAGAGGTCGAGGGCCTGCGAGCCATAATTGCATCTTTGAGAGACAACAAGCAGGCATTCTGCCCGGAAGCATGGGACATATACGAAGCTGTCCGGAGTGGCGCCGCGGCTCAGGCATCTCTGTCGGTTCATCTCAAGCAATGTCCTCGTTGTTTCGAGGAATTTCAGTCATATACTGCGACCGCGGAGGCCATGCCACCACAACTTCTGGCCAAGGTAAAAGAACGCCTTGAGCGATCCCCCGTTTCCGAAAAAGCTGAGGCACCGGAGAAAAAACCTTTCAAGCTTTGGGAGTGGATTACAGAGCACTTTAGAAGGCCGGCGTTCGGAGTTGCCGCGGCAGTGGCAGCGATCCTCATCGTGGTGCTCATCTATCCTCGCGAGCAAATGGAATATATGGTCGGGCTCAGCTCTGTGGCTTGGGAAAACGTTCCAAGGCCTAAGACAGGCGTTGAATCCACCGGACAGCGCTCCGCGGTCTTGATGTTCTTCAGGAACTTCAAAGAGCCGTTGTCGAGGGACAAGGTCGATACTCTTTACCAGGCCCTCGAACCCTCCATCGAGGTCAACGAACGATTCGACGTAATACCGCCGGCAACTCTGACGAAGGCCATCAAACGTGGAAAAGTCGATCCCTTCAACAGAGAAAAACTGCTGGAAAATCTTAACGACGAATTTGATGTGACAACAGCAGTTCTTGTTACCGTGGAGCCTGCTGCTCGAGGGTTTGATGTCACCTGCAATCTCGCTCGCGCGCCGGAGGGAACAATGTTGAAGGACAAAATAGTAAGGGGTGTGAGCGAGGCTCAGCTTGCTCCAACGGTTCGCGACGCTGTCTGGGAGCTTTTGCTAGGCCCTGAAGCAAAATAG
- a CDS encoding sigma-54-dependent Fis family transcriptional regulator produces MSRKNRFMVVDDELIVRESLAAWLEQEGAVVDRAESGEQALDFMQENFYDILFVDIKMPGMGGFGLLERAKKSFPTTVVVIITAYGTVDHAVQAMKLGANDFLVKPFEPEGLGIMVAKLMEHKRLLEETQYLRDEVTRCWGGPDEIIGQSKPMLELFDTIKEVAPSESSILILGETGTGKELIARAIHAHSKRMGGPFVPINCGAIPESLMESEIFGHEKGSFTGAVRPKKGLIEVAENGTLFLDEVGEITPKMQVDLLRVLQDKLFYRVGGVEPIRADFRLISATHRDLPHEVAQGTFRQDFFYRINVITLRVPPLRDRREDVPLLVTRCLQRFARETNRDVDSINDEAMKILVEYDWPGNVRELENVVERAVVTSKRRIVTPEAFAYLTGQDICAGAGFSPRSLEQVEIEHIRRVLEEEEWNISRTAKVLEVDRTTLHKKIRKYGLNR; encoded by the coding sequence ATGAGCCGAAAAAACAGATTTATGGTGGTCGACGATGAGCTGATCGTGCGGGAATCCCTGGCCGCGTGGCTCGAACAGGAAGGGGCCGTCGTGGATAGGGCCGAATCCGGCGAGCAGGCTTTGGACTTCATGCAAGAGAACTTCTACGACATCCTTTTCGTAGACATCAAGATGCCTGGAATGGGCGGGTTCGGGCTTTTGGAAAGAGCAAAGAAGTCCTTTCCCACCACTGTGGTGGTCATAATAACCGCCTACGGGACAGTAGATCACGCGGTTCAGGCAATGAAGCTCGGCGCGAACGATTTCCTTGTGAAGCCGTTCGAACCTGAAGGGCTCGGCATTATGGTGGCCAAGCTGATGGAGCACAAAAGGCTACTGGAGGAAACACAGTATCTGCGGGATGAAGTCACCCGATGCTGGGGGGGCCCTGATGAAATAATAGGTCAGTCCAAACCCATGCTTGAACTCTTCGATACTATCAAGGAGGTCGCGCCCAGCGAGTCTTCCATCCTGATCTTGGGAGAGACCGGCACGGGAAAGGAGCTTATTGCCAGGGCCATACACGCCCATAGCAAGAGGATGGGCGGGCCCTTTGTCCCAATCAACTGCGGTGCGATCCCCGAATCACTCATGGAAAGCGAGATCTTCGGCCACGAAAAAGGCTCTTTCACAGGGGCTGTCCGCCCGAAGAAAGGATTAATCGAGGTTGCTGAGAATGGGACTCTGTTTCTCGACGAGGTGGGCGAAATAACTCCTAAGATGCAGGTGGACCTGTTGCGCGTACTCCAAGACAAACTCTTCTACCGGGTGGGGGGAGTGGAGCCGATCCGAGCCGACTTTAGGCTTATCAGCGCCACCCATCGCGACCTCCCGCACGAGGTGGCTCAGGGTACCTTCAGGCAGGATTTCTTCTATCGCATCAACGTGATAACCCTCAGAGTCCCCCCATTGAGGGACCGGAGAGAAGACGTCCCCCTGTTGGTCACAAGGTGCCTTCAGCGTTTCGCGAGGGAGACCAACCGGGACGTGGATTCGATAAATGATGAGGCGATGAAAATATTAGTGGAATATGACTGGCCCGGGAATGTCAGAGAACTTGAAAACGTTGTCGAGCGCGCGGTGGTCACCTCCAAAAGGAGAATAGTAACACCGGAAGCTTTCGCGTATCTCACCGGTCAAGACATCTGCGCGGGCGCGGGGTTTTCGCCTCGTTCACTGGAGCAGGTCGAAATCGAACATATTCGACGAGTGTTGGAGGAAGAAGAGTGGAATATCAGCAGGACAGCCAAAGTTCTCGAAGTGGACCGAACCACGCTTCACAAGAAGATCCGCAAATACGGCCTCAACCGCTGA
- a CDS encoding glycosyltransferase has product MSRSTPSLNSPTISVVTVVKNGAATIEQCIESVRSQDYPVEHVFVDGASRDGTIEIIRRHASEASRIVSEPDDGIYDAMNKGISMTTGEVVGILNSDDFYANNQVISTIAGVFQDNDVDACYGDLVYVDPYKIDSVIRYWKSRPVTDRLLYCGWMPPHPTLFVRRDLYEKLGGFRTDLGSAADYELTLRFFLKHRIRAVYIPQLLVTMRAGGASNATWRNRLMVNLWVYKAWRINGLKPKPWTIPARLLSKFVQYYSGRLGTGRIR; this is encoded by the coding sequence ATGAGTCGATCAACCCCTTCGTTGAATAGCCCCACAATCTCAGTAGTCACCGTCGTGAAGAACGGTGCGGCAACCATTGAACAATGCATCGAAAGCGTCAGAAGCCAGGATTATCCGGTGGAACACGTTTTTGTGGACGGTGCATCACGGGATGGAACGATCGAGATAATCCGACGTCACGCTTCCGAGGCTTCACGGATCGTGTCCGAGCCCGACGACGGGATTTATGATGCAATGAACAAAGGGATCTCCATGACCACCGGGGAGGTGGTCGGTATCCTTAACTCGGATGACTTCTACGCCAATAACCAGGTGATATCTACGATCGCCGGTGTGTTTCAGGACAACGACGTGGATGCCTGCTACGGAGACCTCGTTTACGTGGATCCTTATAAGATCGACTCCGTTATCAGGTATTGGAAGTCACGTCCGGTGACCGACCGGCTCCTTTATTGCGGGTGGATGCCCCCACATCCGACGTTGTTCGTGCGGCGCGATCTGTACGAAAAGCTTGGGGGGTTTCGTACGGATCTGGGATCTGCCGCGGACTACGAACTCACCCTCAGGTTTTTTTTGAAACATCGAATTCGAGCCGTATATATTCCGCAATTATTAGTGACCATGCGGGCTGGAGGGGCCAGCAACGCAACGTGGAGGAACCGGCTCATGGTCAATCTGTGGGTCTATAAGGCATGGAGGATCAACGGGCTGAAGCCCAAACCATGGACGATCCCGGCCAGACTCTTGTCCAAATTCGTGCAGTATTACTCGGGGCGATTGGGAACGGGGCGGATCAGATAA
- a CDS encoding PAS domain-containing protein has product MTRPRGPAKERDLEEDALQTPLKVLIIGGNEALEKSRDILESLKTMGFNLDPVGIVYRGTNDRSQLPEISSDLPIYDEYTSLIQEQKPDLLIVTSHDHELRKHVMNIIPSETRILGSFAVDVLQTLKTVAGQLGTTQDRLQSVELIKEVLMAGSEVSIMVVDEDFKVLDINRAILDRTKMSAEACLNRPCHWVIHRYMEPCHLKGMNCSVLEVLRTGRSTHSVREETRTDGTNRYFTVSTYPMKENAEGKKSVLIVWKDVTKGMTPVLDRKAHSITRDFSHVVHQDKMVALGKLAAAAVHEINNPIQGILIFSKIMRTGLDRDALSAEELDKFKNYLDLIAEESARCGQILRNLLSFARQDDLEKSFFNLGTMLQEIFLLIGNRMELQNIKLDRRIAENLPAVFGDRNRLKQALLNLVLNAVEAMPDGGTISLSVDLYPDSEHLRIRVGDTGHGIPKQLHGSMFEPFVTTKEHGKGVGLGLSVVYGVIAQHGGNVEVESEEGKGAFFTLTLPISKKDLEESAG; this is encoded by the coding sequence ATGACAAGACCGCGCGGCCCCGCAAAAGAGAGAGACCTTGAGGAAGACGCTCTTCAGACGCCTCTCAAGGTACTGATTATAGGGGGGAATGAAGCCCTTGAAAAGAGCCGCGACATTCTCGAATCCCTGAAGACTATGGGATTCAACCTGGATCCGGTGGGAATAGTTTATCGGGGCACAAACGATCGTTCCCAGTTACCAGAAATCAGTTCCGACCTCCCGATCTACGATGAATACACTTCGCTGATTCAGGAGCAAAAGCCCGATCTTCTTATCGTAACTTCGCATGACCACGAATTGCGCAAGCATGTCATGAACATAATCCCGTCTGAAACCAGAATCCTCGGGTCCTTTGCAGTCGATGTGCTGCAAACGCTCAAGACAGTCGCGGGCCAACTGGGCACCACCCAAGACAGACTCCAGAGTGTGGAATTGATCAAGGAAGTGCTTATGGCAGGGTCCGAGGTGAGCATTATGGTCGTGGACGAAGACTTTAAGGTGCTGGACATCAACAGGGCAATACTGGACCGAACCAAGATGTCCGCAGAAGCTTGTCTGAACCGGCCATGCCACTGGGTTATTCACAGATACATGGAGCCGTGCCATCTGAAAGGTATGAACTGCTCGGTCCTGGAAGTGCTACGAACCGGGCGCTCGACTCACAGCGTCAGAGAAGAGACAAGGACCGACGGGACCAACCGTTATTTCACGGTCAGCACTTATCCGATGAAGGAGAATGCGGAAGGGAAAAAAAGCGTTCTCATCGTGTGGAAAGACGTCACCAAAGGCATGACGCCCGTACTCGACCGGAAAGCACACAGTATTACAAGGGATTTCTCTCACGTGGTCCATCAGGACAAAATGGTGGCGCTCGGCAAGTTGGCTGCCGCGGCTGTTCATGAGATCAACAACCCTATTCAAGGGATACTTATTTTTTCCAAAATAATGCGTACGGGCCTGGACCGCGACGCTCTTTCTGCGGAGGAGTTGGACAAGTTCAAAAACTACCTGGACCTGATAGCCGAGGAATCCGCGCGATGCGGCCAGATCCTCCGCAATCTGCTTTCCTTCGCCCGACAGGACGACCTGGAGAAATCCTTCTTTAACCTCGGCACAATGCTCCAAGAGATCTTTCTGCTGATAGGCAATCGAATGGAACTCCAGAATATAAAGCTCGACAGACGAATAGCCGAGAATCTACCAGCTGTTTTCGGCGACAGGAACAGGCTTAAGCAAGCTCTGTTAAATCTTGTATTGAATGCCGTTGAGGCCATGCCCGACGGGGGGACGATAAGCCTCTCCGTGGACCTATATCCCGATTCGGAGCACTTGAGAATTCGTGTTGGCGATACGGGTCATGGAATCCCCAAGCAACTTCATGGCAGTATGTTTGAACCGTTTGTCACAACCAAAGAGCATGGCAAGGGTGTGGGTCTCGGACTGAGCGTGGTGTACGGAGTAATTGCTCAGCATGGAGGAAATGTGGAGGTGGAAAGCGAGGAAGGAAAAGGGGCCTTCTTTACCCTGACCTTGCCGATTTCCAAGAAGGACCTTGAGGAATCCGCAGGCTGA
- a CDS encoding sigma-70 family RNA polymerase sigma factor, which produces MDKRSENKDYLLVQECLRGSEEAWNEFYSRFIGLMRSVVRRRLNLSSSDVQDITQSAFLELTTALRNYDSEQPLRTFVCLVTERVLIDEYRKRKAAKRSADTQSVEHHDNDGEGTTMVPSDLAGQDEEMEKAELASHLRTALRELDEKCRELITLRYYNELPFSEIASMLDATENTVTVRIRRCLDKLRGIYGGL; this is translated from the coding sequence ATGGACAAGAGAAGCGAAAACAAGGACTACCTGCTGGTGCAGGAGTGCTTGCGCGGCTCCGAAGAAGCATGGAACGAGTTTTACTCCCGATTCATAGGACTGATGAGGAGCGTAGTAAGGCGACGTCTGAACCTTTCTAGCTCAGACGTTCAAGACATTACTCAGTCGGCTTTTCTCGAGCTTACGACCGCTTTGCGTAATTACGATTCGGAGCAGCCTTTACGGACTTTCGTTTGCCTGGTGACTGAAAGGGTGCTGATAGACGAATATAGGAAGAGAAAAGCTGCAAAAAGAAGCGCCGACACCCAGAGCGTCGAGCACCACGACAACGACGGGGAAGGGACCACAATGGTCCCCTCGGATCTGGCCGGGCAAGACGAGGAGATGGAAAAGGCCGAACTTGCATCGCATCTCAGAACGGCCCTGCGGGAGCTGGATGAGAAATGCCGAGAACTGATAACCCTCAGGTACTACAATGAGCTTCCCTTCAGCGAGATCGCGAGCATGCTCGACGCGACGGAAAATACTGTAACGGTGAGAATAAGACGCTGCTTGGATAAATTAAGAGGCATCTACGGCGGTCTTTAA